In Rhizoctonia solani chromosome 6, complete sequence, the sequence TTTGGgacggttctccttgttctccCGACGAATGTTGTCTATTTTGACCGAGGCGGTGAATATAGCCTCAAGGTCGTCGTCggggatattgtccttggtggacaggagttctttcaccttccagtgaagaccgcgcgtgaactgggcaatgaatgcctcagtgttccagtcgagctccgccatgaggttgcggaactcgGTTACATACTCAGCCGTAGTTGTGGACTGAGTTAGCGCGGCAATCTTtctggcggccgccctcttggCATCGGGGTCtgcaaatgcctccttgaatttggccgttaaggccagGATGGTAGTGGGGGGAttcccttctcctttgataaTGGATCCAATGagggggagcgcccagtcgGCTGCCTTAtcggtcatgtggtagagtatccacacgaccatttgctcctcctcatcaaatTGTTCCCTATGCAGGGCAACCCAGAGAAGCATAcgatccagccattgggtggctttGCGGCCCCTAGTATCGCCCTTGTAAGGGTCCGGGaggtccattttgggccgttTGGTGCTGGATCCCGCGTCAAAGGGTGTAAGGGAGCTTAggctcctaggcgttccgcaaggctcttttttgggagctCGCCTgggttcctcttcttcttctgagtcgaagcctgtgccccttgatggGCGAAAGGGGGCCTTAAGTCCAGGtctaaccgttcctggagtgtgggtttctcccccggagtgggtgggaggagtgacaggcccagtcgatgggccaggcttggcttgggttgttccttggtccttatccccaaggaggtctgcggtctccttgcatatggccctgagctcagtgatttgttggctctgggcgcggacttggtcctggagggacccgaTTGTGgcggtgagggctgtgatagccttgaggagagcggtaggggacggctccggttccattcctgacaggttttgcaaagtgggagatgggctgcgagtgggtggttgggaacgGGATGGAACGGAACGGCGACTGGAGCGActagagggacgggagtaggggtgtaggacgccagagcgtgtggatggaatttctgagacggcgtggggggatagatgcctgatacaggacttatgagcggtttttgcgcaGTGTatgaacgctaaacccttgcgtcaaacacctagcgttggacaatccctacaacaaatcagcagatctggcaatcgtgatatgagcgggttttttgcaagtgGGTGATtcggctgtctagggtcgctaactgctgtgttccggcaaaacacgtggtatgcggacgattagagactgtccgccttatagcaatttggtactgggTGGGACCGAcagctgtttgattattaaagctgaaaggggagtccgttCACCcgttttccctcgtgctagtacggGAGTTCCTCTCGTttgtcgatcaagcctacgAAAAGTCGatttacaatgttgtgacccaactataaggttggtcacacgctagtggatcgggcgcttgaggccgtactactacaagtaAAGGTACACgactactatctaaggctatactacggcTACGTAAGGTAACCCTTCTACTATCTAACTACTGACgaggggggcttagccctggaggtgtggtaagcgcaATAAGGAGTAAGCTGCTGAACtactaggggccggctacttagctggctgggggtgatcctcctcaatggtatgagacgaggtaaatcgacttggggtttccaagcgattttcctactgtatatataacaaagagcacactatctacatggtctgtgcgcgtgagaaaagaagtacatgtgtgaaaagagaagcgtgctgcgggctgcgcagaagcgtggatttctcctaagcgcccttggcacggcatctcggcgcggcatctcggcataataagcgccgagatcacgtgatcgaaaaacataagataaagagtccgtaaaaaatagtaaaaatagtagaaaaatcaggcgattccaatggtgtATTCAGGGAGGTTTGTAACATAAGTCTTGTTTCAATCGTATATGGACAAGTTCAAACTGAATATTATAGTTATGGCTatatacatcaaggagggtggATACAATGGGATGAACCTATGGGTcccccaaaccaaccatCTTGGCCATATCTCATATGTCGCCGTCCAAATCTATCAGAAGATTGGATTGCGGGCCAAGTACCGGGCTATACATCTTGGTTGGCCAATGGAGATCCCCTACTACCAACTGGTACCAACAAATGAGCTCTTGATGCGCGTCGGCATTGTAAACACACCAGGCTCGGAAACTGAGGACGTGGAGTTGAAGGATTGCCACATTCTCAAGGATAGGAATGAACTGACGCAACTTTTACCCGAGCTAGAGAAGGCCGGCATACTGCAAGTGGGCTCAAAAACTGGAGCGGGGTCATAAAaaaaaatatgtatatatttagAGATAAATACatttaagcgccgggcgCATACGGCCCAAGGCATCATTCAActtccggacatggaagGCTTGGGGTCCGAGGCATCTTTGGGTTCCGGACATGAGTCCTATGAGCGGCCGCCAAAAAGCTTCCGGATATGAACACTAGTAGAGGGCTGGATTTCCAAAGAAGCCTCCCTTGtgataattgggggtccttgtgagggtgagtcacatgaccacccaccgctctaccccctactattttttaaggATGTACTAGCGCTgtcccccctttgattgttttatgCAAAATGTCTCTTGACGTTTTGCAGCTAAGCTTACAACTTTGAGAACCCAGTATGTGATAGCCAGATGTCTCAAAAACCTTACATGTAGCTCTATAattatttttaatcacaacATTGCGTGTACTCAACAAAACATTTGACCTATCTTGTTTGACCCACCTATGAACGCACCCTCAGTCTGGTGATCCAACATGGAAGATTAGCCACTGCTGACCAAGCatgaaacaatcaacaagcgcaccagtttgcaagaacagcaactgacttgggatctttgATCATGTACATAGATTttcaattatgattttataagtaaagtctattttacatggaccattccttacggaaaggcaATACATGAAGTCCAAGcgctagcacagcctctgcTGTGCGGGCCAAGTCCGTCCCGTCCTGACGGAACAATTTAGGACAacaaatttagaagaaatccttacagaaacgtacccattggctgccttTCTGTAACAATTTTAGAACATCCCGGACATTCTAAAAGTCAGTTTAGAAATGAGGCCCAGTCCAGATGCAGATCACACCGTGGAACTTGGTGTGGAATGCGCTCGGACGCAGATTTGGATATTGGAGGGGGGGTGTTTTAAACATCTAAAATCTTTTTTTAGAGAGGGGGGGTATCCCCCCCTTCTATTTTGTAAAGCACGTATCAAGCTTTAGAATGGAACAAGATCAAGCTGATAAGATAAGGCCCTGAAGATTTGTAACCAAATTGGGAGTTTGGCGCTTTGCagtgactgcatatattccaacaGTAATTACAATATATTAGAGACAGGGGATAGGGGCGGCGCAAACAAAAAGCAGCCTCCCCTATCCTCAGTCCTCTGCGCTCTCCCACCTGTACAAACTTGCTCCCCACTCACCACTTCAATATGCCTGCTGAGAACGCGTGATCCAACCCCAGGCCCTTGCGGAAAAGCAAGGGCCACGCCAATGCgcctcttgagcccaagtGTCCTCTTCATAGTCAAAGCATTTAAGGGAGTTCATTGTACCAAGTTATTCAATTACATCCTTGAGCTGTTATACACCCTTTTGTATACTTTTGCAGCTTCATATATGATGTATGATAACATATGCCCGCATACACTGGATAATTGGGGCGGACTTGGTACAGGAGTAAAATTAAATTCAATTAAAAATTTACTTTTAGAACGCAATTTCTATTTGCATGGGCCATGGCTTACAGAAAGGCATTTTGGACAGGTCTACTTGTTGGACCAAGCTTGCACAGCCTCCTGCGTGCAGGCCAATTCCAAGCCATCCCGGCGGACCATTTTAGGAGACCAATTATTTCTAAAATCCTTACAGAAAGACACCCATTCTATGTCTTTCTACAGGGGGCCCTATGGCTTGTTATACAATATAATATTATTAAGCACTTGCCAGTGAATTGCTATACAGATTTTCAAATTGTTACTTTTTTGCGTCAACAGAGTGATTACTAGCTGAGAGTTTTGATGCTTTCAGATGGAACACCTTCCTCTGTGAGCTTCCACCTCCTGTGACTACTGAGTGCCCAGATGTAGTAGGTGCTGTGGAGCTAGACCCAGGCTGTAATTGCAACAGCTGCTCCGGTGTAGCAGTAGCTGCTCTTGGCTGCGCACTTCCAGATGGCCTGGGAACAATTGGTGCTTGTCTTGAAGAGCTACCACTGGCAGCTGGATCTGTACGTGTTGGCATGCTGCTTGGTGGATCCATGGACGGTGCTGTGCGCTTCTTGGCTGGCACCAATATTGGCCCTTGAACAGATAAGGTGTGTCAACCTTGGCAGAAAATGTGTTTAAATGGATCCATACCTGTCGCAGATAAAGGCTGACTTGGCTGTGCTGTTGCCGCAGCCACCAATGACGGgtcagaagaagagtgaCCAAGTCTTGCCTTTTTTGCATGGAACTTAGTCTTTTGTTGACTACTGGCCACCATTGTCCGGGCACCAATGGCATTTGGTGTAGTGGTAGGTACACCCTGGGATACTTCACAACGTTAATATTCTCTTTGCACTCCGCAATCAATATCCAAGAAGAACTTACTCAACAACTCATCAGTTTGTTCTGTGCTTCCTGTTGATGAtgttggaagaggttgcATGCTCTGTGTCGTAGGGACTACTGTCAGAATACATTGCTCCTGATCAGCAATGGTCAAGCTTTATCTAGGCTGGAGCAACGTACAATTGCTTGAGGGAGCACCAGAAACCTGTGATCCCAGTGCCTTGGCTAGGGCTAGCTTTTGAACAGCATTTGCATCTTGAGAGCATTGTTCATTTTGGCTTTTTCTCTTGCGTGGCCCAGCTTTGGAAGTGGATGGTTTTGTACCCTTTGTTGAAGAGACTGCAGGGATCTCCTCCAAGTCAAGCTCATCGTGATCATTGGAGTGTGGCTGAGCAATTTCCGAGTACACAGTTTGCaaggttttttgcaagctcAGGAAATGGTTAGAGAGCTGTGCCTTACTATCTGCGTAAACATTCAGGGCCAGATCAATTCCCTCTGGCGCCATGATGTTGTATACAGCTACATCTCGCAGCTGCCCAGGGCGATCAACGCGACCCATGATTTGGTCAAGCTCAAGCCCAGACCAAACACTGCTCTGCAGATGGGAAAATTTGTTAGACAAACTGAGTGATGCAAACATTGAGCCATACATACTACAATGATCACAACTGAGGCTTCCACCAAGTTGAGACCAGCTGAGCCTACATTGCTGATGATCATGATTCGGCATGATGGGTCGTTGGCAAACTTCTCAACAGACCGTTGACCCTTGGTGGTAGCCATAGAGCCGTTGTACGTCACATAGTCTTTTTCTTTGAGAGTGAGCATCTGATATAATTTTCAGTCATCAAACGTGAAGTTACAAATAACTTGCAAGAAATAAGAGCACTGACCTTTGCAATGAGCGCTTGGTGCTGCTGAAATTCCACGTATATGAGAAACTTCCGCGGCTTCTTGCTGGGCAAAGGTTCTTGAACAAGCCTTGCTTTATCTAGCGTACCATCCTCAAGCAATGCAACGGGTTTGGGGTTGCCGATCCAGAACCACTCAATCAGTCCCATGACACATTGCATCCTTGTGGACATCTTCTGGGGCAGATTCTCCACTGTCCAGTCGTTGGTGACTTTGTTTGTCAAGGTACCACGATCAAGCTCCTGAGCCTGCTCTTCCAGCCGTAGCGCTCCCAGCTTAGCCAGCATGCCAGCAAACTTCTGTTCTATCAGGAAGTTCTGATTTGAGATTGGTAAGCGTTGGTGTAATTAGCTTATATGGGAAAGCAAATTTGACTTACATGCCACCTGACATTCTTGCAATCACTCCGTTCCACCTCCCCCTGTGCCTGAGACCCATTCCATGCATTCTCATCTACATCCTCATCCCCATTGTCACCCACATTGTCCTGCGCTcgctttcttttttgtctcttGGCAGCCTTAGCCTTTTGCGCCAGTTTTGTTCTGTTATAAATCATCAACAAAGTCAGTTGTTGTGTGATAGAATACGGAGACAGGAGATTATATGTGAGAGAAAGGCAAAAAAGGGCAAGACATACTTTTTGCTCTTCTGCTGTGTGTGCTCTTGATTGATGACCCGTTGCATTTCTTTCTCTTCTTCATTCATGGGTGCCCAAGCAATGAACTTCTGTACAAACGGGAGATCCAAGATTTGTCTGCCCAAATAGTCTAAGGACTCATTTGTGCGACAAATCATGatggggagaagaagcaagCGCAACATGTTTAGTGGCTGCTTTGAGACATGAATCATATGGAGGATGCTCCGCTGGTCCTCAGCCTGGTACTTgctttccagttcttccttgatcttaGCAGCGCGGGGGTCGTACAAGGGAATTTTGCCGGGTGAAAGTGCCGCTTGAAGCTCCCTTTCTACTGTGGCTTGAATCACCGCTGTGCTTGTAAGCCTCCAACTTTCATTACCAGTTGACAGCATTTCCTGCATCTCGTTCCAGACCTGAACTCCTTGCtcaccaagcaatggctggtAGCGCAGGTTTTGTCCAAGAGCAAGCAGGCACTAGTACGCACAGGCGTAACGTAATGTCAATGATGCGCTGGTGTATAACATAGTCAAATGACTTACTTTGAGCAACGTAAACAATGGTGTGGCAGTTGCTCCAATCACCAAGGACGAGGACTGAGTAATGAGCTGAACCCCTCGTTGAGTGTGACTGCTGTTTCGGAGATTGTGTATCTCGTCCACAGCTGCCACCCGAAAGCGCATTCCAAAGAGTGAGCCTGCATTGCTGATCCCTGCCTTGAAAGCAGGTGTCTCTCCCTTAGCTTCGTACTCCCTTGCATCTTTACCCTTGAATGCAGGAGGGAGCTGTAAGCACCGTTTTGCTTCCTTTGCAATAGCCTGATAAGGTCACCGGATTTATTTAATAGTTCTACCAGCATAGTCAATGAATGTACACTTACCAATAGGTCTGCAATGATAACCACTTGCCCTGCATGCTCCAAGTCTCGTCCAGCTGCAGCGCGGTATGGACCTGTTGGGTCACTGCAGAAGCTCTCAAGGGTGCCGCTCTCAACTGAGTACCGGACAGGAACAAAACTACCAAGCTGGGTAAACTTCTTCCATTGCTCCATCCATTGATTGCCAAGTGTCCGCGGAGTAATGACAATTGATGGCAAATTTGGTATGGTCTTTTGGCCTGCAAAGTATGGCGAGCTTTGCTCTACAGGTCACAGAGTCAGAGTCAACCAAACAGCACATCAGCCACACAAACACCACTCACCTTGGATAAACATGGGTGTTGCAAGACGCTCTTTGGCTGGCAGTTCCTGTTGCTTATAGTAATGTTGGATCATGCTAATGACCCCAATGATTTGCACCGTCTTTCCAAGTCCAACAT encodes:
- a CDS encoding Retrotransposon-derived protein PEG10; translation: MEPEPSPTALLKAITALTATIGSLQDQVRAQSQQITELRAICKETADLLGDKDQGTTQAKPGPSTGPVTPPTHSGGETHTPGTVRPGLKAPFRPSRGTGFDSEEEEEPRRAPKKEPCGTPRSLSSLTPFDAGSSTKRPKMDLPDPYKGDTRGRKATQWLDRMLLWVALHREQFDEEEQMVVWILYHMTDKAADWALPLIGSIIKGEGNPPTTILALTAKFKEAFADPDAKRAAARKIAALTQSTTTAEYVTEFRNLMAELDWNTEAFIAQFTRGLHWKVKELLSTKDNIPDDDLEAIFTASVKIDNIRRENKENRPKKAPTKALVTATTSTTTTQRVRLSEDPNYVTPEERDRRRASGLCVKCGQKGHGIKQCPNGWKATPKETAKVAQDESEKE
- a CDS encoding SNF2 family amino-terminal protein, with product MPLTPVAHSVLYLFEAAAMNESHPLTCPPWTSNVWRELFGLFPLKGSEDYYDAEIDVVGDSDPQLDSSKELGLTMPESSIALITENCRKALGLHERQAAERFLQYFWDTWKADYVRKIPIRETIKSTTRGEKGGPDPYGYAAYRNLVLAAINRKGGVMNQVEETLGKIGATPADLWKDDRSLNRERPATKRVLEHQVPIADTHARLEERDVQAALARALFGDAGVSSRGTVVPELIPTICCFAQRKYENLARSLKRKVTTSCARMQKVDSKLEDAQRLRSPKALRDATRALTDWRKIAIGTKEVDELHFLSRERTLKQLWSSLGFGSLEDDLTASKSKSKSTQDGPSKEEMQAAYAYYVEEYCYGVGCLDKSELPIPTVGVSGLHSLVDGCKDIGVLHLKSLSTEALWAQLGLPGVDQFPFAEPGTGESAKDMAPLAKTRAVPFWHQVVGTLRILEGAFTQRVGDCAQPTLLCNNVGLGKTVQIIGVISMIQHYYKQQELPAKERLATPMFIQEQSSPYFAGQKTIPNLPSIVITPRTLGNQWMEQWKKFTQLGSFVPVRYSVESGTLESFCSDPTGPYRAAAGRDLEHAGQVVIIADLLAIAKEAKRCLQLPPAFKGKDAREYEAKGETPAFKAGISNAGSLFGMRFRVAAVDEIHNLRNSSHTQRGVQLITQSSSLVIGATATPLFTLLKCLLALGQNLRYQPLLGEQGVQVWNEMQEMLSTGNESWRLTSTAVIQATVERELQAALSPGKIPLYDPRAAKIKEELESKYQAEDQRSILHMIHVSKQPLNMLRLLLLPIMICRTNESLDYLGRQILDLPFVQKFIAWAPMNEEEKEMQRVINQEHTQQKSKKTKLAQKAKAAKRQKRKRAQDNVGDNGDEDVDENAWNGSQAQGEVERSDCKNVRWHNFLIEQKFAGMLAKLGALRLEEQAQELDRGTLTNKVTNDWTVENLPQKMSTRMQCVMGLIEWFWIGNPKPVALLEDGTLDKARLVQEPLPSKKPRKFLIYVEFQQHQALIAKMLTLKEKDYVTYNGSMATTKGQRSVEKFANDPSCRIMIISNVGSAGLNLVEASVVIIVSSVWSGLELDQIMGRVDRPGQLRDVAVYNIMAPEGIDLALNVYADSKAQLSNHFLSLQKTLQTVYSEIAQPHSNDHDELDLEEIPAVSSTKGTKPSTSKAGPRKRKSQNEQCSQDANAVQKLALAKALGSQVSGAPSSNLVPTTQSMQPLPTSSTGSTEQTDELLISQGVPTTTPNAIGARTMVASSQQKTKFHAKKARLGHSSSDPSLVAAATAQPSQPLSATGPILVPAKKRTAPSMDPPSSMPTRTDPAASGSSSRQAPIVPRPSGSAQPRAATATPEQLLQLQPGSSSTAPTTSGHSVVTGGGSSQRKVFHLKASKLSASNHSVDAKK